From Medicago truncatula cultivar Jemalong A17 chromosome 7, MtrunA17r5.0-ANR, whole genome shotgun sequence, a single genomic window includes:
- the LOC11433844 gene encoding DNA-directed RNA polymerase 2, chloroplastic/mitochondrial has product MVNLMFTTTVESLPNSLIHNKNFKFLKKSHLGFSSNMWRNVSKQVCIGLLRRNVNYPSLVFSQNSILSGNNKVLCNIGKEIGSGRVSKSRFQLVENFGGCCCSQFDAKGYSSVAEAVSSTDVEDERNFHNSGFRFDAERYSSVAEPLSSTDTEGDDLSVIDDEIKELLEEMEREDKRKIDEFMLKNEGILHNDAEQADSAPVDDEINVLLKEMKREERKQNAGFRWHGLPEAKYKELRKRQVKIETELWQEAAREYKELLMDMCEQKLAPNLPYMKSLFLGWFEPLRDAIENEQEMYRNMKKRTAYAPYFLQLPSDKMAVITMHKMMALLMAGSEKGFVGTARVVQAVCSVGDSIEQEVRIHKFLEKSSKKKHDKGKKKEVVESTEVIKEEEKLRKKVINLMKKQKLAAVRGILKGLDDTKPWGPVMKTKVGSRLIELLVQTAYIQPPSEPESDQSQDGGPDIRPAFVHSFRTMKEAAKIGRKYGVIECDPLILKGLDRTAKSMVIPYMPMVVPPVNWTGFDKGGYLFLPSYVMRTHGVKQQREAVKKVPRKQLEPVFEALDTLGNTKWRVNNKVLSVVDRIWAGGGRLAGLVDRNDVEIPEELESDDEAEKKKWKWKVKSVKKENRERYSLRCDTELKLAVARKMKDEECFYYPHNLDFRGRAYPMHPHLNHLGSDVCRGILEFADGRPLGKSGLHWLKIHLANLYGGGVDKLSNEGRITFVENHLDEIFDSAEQPMEGRRWWLNAEDPFQFLAACMTLTEALKISTPESFISHIPVHQDGSCNGLQHYAALGRDKLGAAAVNLVAGEKPADVYSGIAARVLAIMKIDAQKDPETFSEARHAKILVNQVDRKLVKQTVMTSVYGVTYIGAREQIKRRLKERDAIADDSELFGAACYAAKVTLTALQEMFEGARSIMNWLGDCAKVIASENEPVCWTTPLGLPVVQPYRYQGRHIVKTSLQMLTLKRETDKVMVKRQRTAFPPNFVHSLDGSHMMMTAIACKKAGLSFAGVHDSYWTHACDVDNMNRILREKFVELYETPILENLLESFQESFPSLEFPPLPERGNLDLNEVLESPYFFN; this is encoded by the exons ATGGTTAATTTAATGTTCACTACCACTGTTGAATCCTTACCCAATTCTCTTATCcacaacaaaaatttcaaatttttgaaaaaatctcatTTGGGCTTTTCATCAAACATGTGGCGAAATGTTTCCAAACAAGTCTGCATAGGTTTGTTACGTCGGAATGTTAACTACCCATCTCTTGTTTTCTCTCAAAATTCCATTTTGTCGGGTAATAACAAAGTTTTGTGTAATATTGGGAAGGAAATTGGAAGTGGGCGTGTGAGTAAATCGAGGTTTCAGTTAGTTGAGAATTTTGGTGGGTGTTGTTGTTCGCAATTTGATGCAAAGGGTTATTCTAGTGTTGCTGAGGCTGTTTCTTCTACTGATGTTGAGGATGAGAGGAATTTTCATAATTCGGGTTTTCGATTTGATGCTGAGAGATATTCTAGTGTTGCTGAGCCGCTTTCTTCAACCGACACGGAGGGAGATGATCTTTCTgtgattgatgatgaaattaaagAGTTGTTGGAGGAGATGGAGAGAGAAGATAAGAGGAAGATTGATGagtttatgttaaaaaatgagGGGATTTTGCATAACGATGCAGAACAAGCTGATTCTGCCCCGGTTGATGACGAAATTAACGTGTTGTTGAAGGAgatgaagagagaagagaggaagcaGAATGCCGGGTTTAGGTGGCATGGTTTGCCAGAGGCGAAATACAAGGAGTTGAGAAAAAGACAAGTGAAGATTGAGACTGAACTTTGGCAAGAAGCTGCAAGGGAATACAAAGAGCTTTTGATGGATATGTGCGAACAGAAGTTGGCACCTAATTTGCCTTACATGAAGTCACTGTTTCTTGGTTGGTTTGAGCCTCTAAGGGATGCAATTGAGAACGAGCAAGAGATGTACCGAAATATGAAGAAGAGGACAGCTTATGCACCTTACTTTCTTCAGTTGCCATCCGATAAGATGGCTGTAATTACTATGCATAAGATGATGGCGTTGTTGATGGCAGGAAGTGAGAAAGGATTTGTTGGCACTGCTAGGGTTGTCCAGGCCGTGTGCAGTGTAGGTGATTCCATTGAGCAAGAG GTTAGAATACACAAGTTCTTGGAAAAGAGTAGTAAGAAAAAACATGATAAAGGCAAGAAAAAGGAAGTAGTTGAGTCCACTGAAGTCATAAAGGAAGAAGAGAAACTGCGTAAAAAGGTCATCAATTTGATGAAAAAGCAGAAGCTTGCTGCAGTGAGAGGAATATTGAAGGGCCTTGACGATACAAAACCGTGGGGACCAGTTATGAAGACAAAG GTAGGAAGCCGCTTGATTGAACTTTTGGTTCAAACGGCATATATTCAACCACCATCAGAACCAGAATCAGACCAGTCACAAGATGGTGGACCTGATATCCGTCCTGCATTTGTGCATTCATTTAGAACGATGAAAGAGGCAGC GAAAATAGGCAGAAAATATGGTGTTATTGAATGTGACCCTCTAATTCTTAAAGGGCTTGACCGAACT GCAAAAAGTATGGTCATTCCTTATATGCCTATGGTTGTTCCACCGGTCAACTGGACAGG TTTTGACAAAGGCGGATACTTGTTCTTACCCTCCTATGTCATGCGCACTCATGGAGTCAAGCAACAACGAGAGGCTGTTAAGAAAGTCCCTAGAAAGCAATTAGAGCCTGTATTTGAG GCTCTGGATACTCTCGGGAATACAAAATGGAGGGTAAATAACAAGGTGCTCAGTGTTGTTGATAGGATATGGGCTGGTGGAGGCCGACTTGCTGGTTTGGTGGACCGCAATGAT GTTGAAATTCCTGAGGAGCTAGAATCTGATGATGAAGCAGAGAAAAAGAAATGGAAATGGAAGGTCAAATCTGTGAAGAAAGAGAACAGGGAGAGATATTCACTACGTTGTGACACAGAACTTAAACTTGCT GTAGCACGTAAAATGAAGGATGAAGAGTGTTTTTACTACCCGCATAACCTTGATTTTCGGGGCCGTGCATATCCCATGCATCCACACTTAAATCATCTTGGTTCAGATGTATGCCGAGGGATATTGGAATTTGCAGATGGACGTCCTCTTGGAAAATCTGGTTTGCACTGGCTGAAGATACACTTGGCAAATCTTTACGGTGGTGGTGTTGATAAACTATCGAATGAAGGTCGCATAACTTTCGTTGAAAATCATCTTGATGAGATATTTGATTCTGCTGAACAACCTATGGAAGGGAGACGGTGGTGGTTGAATGCAGAAGATCCGTTCCAGTTCTTAGCTGCATGCATGACTCTAACTGAAGCTTTAAAAATTTCTACACCAGAGTCATTTATATCACATATTCCAGTACATCAG GATGGCTCTTGCAACGGCTTACAACATTATGCTGCTTTAGGAAGAGACAAG TTAGGAGCTGCTGCTGTCAATCTAGTTGCAGGAGAGAAGCCAGCTGATGTTTACTCGGGTATAGCAGCTAG GGTATTAGCAATCATGAAAATCGATGCTCAGAAAGATCCGGAAACTTTTTCTGAAGCTCGTCATGCAAAGATTTTGGTTAATCAG GTGGATAGAAAATTGGTCAAGCAGACGGTGATGACATCAGTTTACGGTGTCACATACATTGGAGCACGGGAACAGATAAAGAGAAGGTTGAAAGAAAGAGATGCTATTGCAGATGATTCAGAGCTCTTTGGTGCTGCTTGTTATGCTGCAAAG GTGACCTTAACCGCCTTACAGGAGATGTTTGAAGGCGCGCGAAGTATCATGAACTGGCTTGGTGACTGTGCAAAA GTGATTGCATCTGAAAATGAACCAGTGTGTTGGACCACTCCTCTTGGACTTCCCGTGGTGCAACCTTACCGTTATCAAGGAAGGCATATT GTCAAAACTTCACTTCAAATGTTAACATTGAAACGAGAAACCGACAAG GTCATGGTCAAGCGGCAGAGAACCGCATTTCCGCCAAATTTTGTTCATTCACTTGATGGTTCTCATATGATGATGACTGCGATTGCCTGCAAAAAGGCAGGATTGAGTTTTGCAG GGGTCCATGATTCATATTGGACGCACGCATGTGATGTTGATAATATGAACAGAATACTAAGAGAGAAGTTTGTAGAACTCTATGAGACTCCAATTCTTGAAAAC TTATTGGAGAGCTTTCAAGAGTCATTCCCATCTTTGGAATTTCCACCCTTACCCGAACGTGGAAACTTAGATTTGAATGAAGTTTTAGAGTCACCATATTTCTTCAACTGA
- the LOC112416514 gene encoding uncharacterized protein, whose product MVLRPAQQGNSKRTLSDQARPTQDRKWTWIMLVILRQSSFHKKVHTKLLLVSPPHRSRLHWTTLEALMCARSWLWSKENNGDVNSQLCNEFATLPNEIEPDDECEILASGVTSHFEE is encoded by the exons ATGGTGCTGAGACCAGCTCAACAAG GTAATTCAAAAAGGACTCTATCAGACCAAGCACGTCCAACACAGGATCG GAAATGGACATGGATAATGTTGGTGATTCTCAGGCAATCATCATTTCACAAGAAAGTGCACACCAAACTACTACTGGTCTCACCCCCT CATCGTAGTCGACTTCATTGGACAACCTTGGAGGCTTTGATGTGTGCTAGAAGTTGGCTATGGAGCAAGGAGAACAATG GTGATGTGAATTCTCAATTATGTAATGAGTTTGCAACTTTACCCAATGAAATAGAACCTGATGATGAAT gTGAAATATTGGCCAGTGGTGTTACTTCCCATTTTGAAGAGTGA